The Spodoptera frugiperda isolate SF20-4 chromosome 2, AGI-APGP_CSIRO_Sfru_2.0, whole genome shotgun sequence genome has a window encoding:
- the LOC118269198 gene encoding ubiquitin carboxyl-terminal hydrolase 30 homolog → MDSGDRILVAAGLTAAVVVGAFVLWGPGGAPKVRKRRGQIAGLQNLGRTCFLNTLLQALAACPTFIEWLKKYAKADGHNSMITTLYTVIEVVNGTHESARGTPVCPLGVLQALRAAGWVVPADQQDAHELLHVLLSCIEEETTSMSKKPGCLSDALGLGGSRAWSALASPASPPAAPHPLRADSTPPTPSALSIRPASAAPADEPDLIEPEPMMEPPRLTKGVSRSLCHLSSVGRRWVTPAVARPPPAPPFRGTLASRLQCTVCSHKSPIRYDKFDSISLSMANASIGVNGAYSLAGLLRAFTAPEMVKGVRCSKCCPDPANPADPAQPAPAGAYTKHIRTVSFGKLPYCLCLHIGRVEWLGGALNKRGEFVAFPETLNMAPYSAVQQPKQVDLLSLVGEGRLRAGLSVLAAEGGGGEAAALYRLSAAVLHVGGPRSGHFATYRRGNGFEAKRWWYTSDTLVHEVSLQEVLRCSAYMLFYERVREPAMTASANSHHF, encoded by the exons ATGGATAGTGGAGACAGGATTTTGGTGGCCGCGGGGCTCACCGCCGCTGTAGTTGTCGGGGCCTTCGTTCTGTGGGGTCCCGGTGGGGCTCCGAAGGTGCGCAAGAGACGCGGACAGATTGCTGGCCTGCAGAACCTGGGAAGGACTTGCTTCCTCAACACACTGCTACAGGCACTCGCCGCCTGTCCCACTTTCATCGAATGGCTCAAAAAGTATGCAAAGGCTGATGGCCACAACAGTATGATCACTACATTGTATACAGTCATTGAAG TTGTAAATGGCACACATGAGTCTGCCCGAGGCACCCCGGTGTGTCCGCTGGGAGTCCTGCAGGCGCTGCGTGCTGCCGGGTGGGTGGTGCCCGCAGACCAGCAGGATGCACATGAACTGTTGCATGTGTTATTGTCCTGTATCGAGGAGGAGACCACTAGCATGTCTAAAAAG CCGGGCTGCTTGTCGGACGCGCTGGGTCTAGGCGGGAGTCGAGCGTGGTCAGCGCTGGCGTCGCCCGCCTCACCCCCCGCGGCCCCGCACCCGCTGCGCGCTGACTCCACGCCCCCCACCCCATCCGCGCTCTCCATAAGGCCTGCGTCGGCAGCACCTGCTGACGAGCCAGACCTTATTGAGCCAG aGCCAATGATGGAGCCCCCTCGTCTGACCAAGGGTGTGTCTCGTTCGCTGTGCCACCTGAGCTCGGTGGGGCGGCGCTGGGTGACGCCGGCGGTGGCTCGGCCTCCCCCCGCGCCCCCTTTCCGCGGTACCCTCGCCTCACGGTTGCAGTGCACTGTCTGCTCACACAAG AGTCCGATCCGATACGATAAGTTTGACAGTATCTCACTGTCCATGGCCAACGCGAGTATTGGTGTCAACGGCGCCTACAGCCTCGCCG GTTTGCTCCGCGCGTTCACTGCGCCGGAGATGGTGAAGGGCGTGCGGTGCAGCAAGTGTTGCCCCGACCCCGCCAACCCCGCCGACCCCGCCCAGCCCGCCCCCGCCGGGGCATACACCAAGCACATACGGACTGTCAGCTTCGGGAAG CTGCCTTACTGCCTGTGCCTGCACATCGGGCGCGTGGAGTGGCTGGGCGGGGCGCTGAACAAGCGCGGGGAGTTCGTCGCCTTCCCCGAGACACTCAACATGGCGCCCTACTCCGCCGTGCAGCAGCCCAAG CAAGTGGACCTGCTGTCCCTGGTGGGCGAGGGCCGGCTGCGCGCGGGGCTGTCGGTGCTGGCGGCggagggcggcggcggcgaggcGGCCGCGCTGTACCGGCTCAGCGCCGCCGTGCTGCACGTGGGGGGGCCGCGCTCCGGGCACTTCGCCACCTACCGACGCGGGAACGGGTTCGAGGCCAAGAG ATGGTGGTACACATCGGACACTCTGGTACACGAGGTGTCCCTGCAGGAGGTGCTGCGGTGCTCGGCCTACATGTTGTTCTACGAGCGCGTGCGGGAGCCCGCCATGACTGCCTCGGCCAACTCCCACCACTTCTAG